Proteins found in one Plasmodium sp. gorilla clade G2 genome assembly, chromosome: 14 genomic segment:
- a CDS encoding leucine-rich repeat protein yields MCDFNSLELSYKEYDGSHTFYETNGSLSYESNEESENSDNRRNVSDTLNKDRNNKVEKYIKLENTLKIWAGTNKVINFKKKDDHELNKTIYNYNNKEIHVSNNISVLNLNNNNLENINFLDDILIHTYKHKNLELDILYLNIITLDISFNKLEDINDSILNLHNLKVLYLHSNKIQNIVQVKKLQALLKLKKFTIENNPIMDIYNKFYRHFIIHYLPQIKSLDFHDISKIEKNKSDITFNTHKYKFNLE; encoded by the exons atgtgTGATTTTAATTCTTTAGAATTAAGTTACAAAGAATATGATGGTTCGCACACATTTTACGAAACGAACGGTTCACTG agCTATGAAAGCAATGAAGAATCAGAAAATTCTGATAATAGGAGAAATGTAAGCGATACATTAAATAAAGATAGAAATAACAAAGtagagaaatatataaagctAGAAAATACATTAAAAATTTGGGCAGGTACAAATAAAGTTATTAActttaaaaagaaagatgATCATGAATTGAATAAgacaatatataattataataataaagaaattcatgtttcaaataatataagcgttttaaatttaaataataataatttagaaaatataaattttttggatgatatattaatacatacatataagcATAAAAATTTGGAACtagatattttatatttaaatattataaccttagatatatcttttaataaattagaagatataaatgatagTATATTAAATCTGCACAACCTAAAAGTGTTATATCTTCATTCTAATAAAATACAGAATATTGTTCAGGTTAAAAAATTACAAGCATtattgaaattaaaaaaatttacaataGAAAATAATCCAATTATGGATATATACAACAAATTTTATag acattttataattcattATCTTCCTCAAATAAAATCTCTGGATTTCCATGATATTTCAAAAATTGAGAAGAACAAATCTGATATTACTTTTAACAcccataaatataaattcaatTTGGAATGA